TAGCAACTCTACTATATTTATAGATCATACTCATATATTTAAACTGACATTAACTGTGATTATACCAAAATACTTACTAGCACCGAAAATCTTTAACCCAATATTTATAATACTAATAGGTTAACGTACAATAGCCATCAAATATAAGTTGCTCAAATCTGTTAATATATTTAAAATAAAGTATAAGATTAGTAAATTTCGATTGAACAGATGGACAAAGTGAATAAACTTACGAGTATAATTATACCTGTAAAAGATGAATCAGAAGGTATTGATCACCTTTTTAATAGATTAATGCCAATTTTAAATCAACTGCCGACTAATTATGAACTAGTATTTATAAATGATGGAAGTAATGATAACACCTTAGAGCTTCTTCTAGAAAAACAAAAAAGCATTCCAGAAATTGCTATCGTTGATTTATCCCGTAACTTTGGTAAAGAAGCTGCATTATTCGCCGGTTTTGCCAACTGTAAAGGTGATGCTGCTATTTCTATTGATGCAGATCTACAAGATCCACCTGAGCTTATTCTAGAGATGGTTGAGCACTGGCTAAATGGCTATGAGGTTGTAACTGCCGTTAGAGAAAATCGTGATACAGATACTTCAACCAAGAAACACACTGCTGGACTTTTCTATACAGTCATGAACAAGATCAGTGAAACTAAACTTACTCCTAACGCCGGAGACTACAGGTTATTGAATAGAGCAGCAATTAATGCTTTTCTTGAGCTAAAGGAGAAGGTACGTTTTAACAAAGGTCTTCTTACATGGATAGGCTTCAAGGAAAAAATTGTCTACCATGCTAGAGAAGAAAGAGTTGCTGGACAGACTAAATGGAACTACTGGAAACTATTTAAGTTCTCTATAGATGGTATTACAAGCTTCAGCCGTGCACCATTAGAAATATGGTCTTATATTGGTGTTTTTGTTGCTTTTATGAGTTTTGTATATGGCTCTATAATAATCATTAAATCATTAGTATTCGGAGCCGATGTACCAGGCTACCCTTCATTAGTGACATTTATTTTATTCTTTAGTGGATTACAGATGATTGGTATAGGAATGTTAGGAAGTTATATTGGCAGAATATTTATAGAAACAAAACATCGACCTTTATATATAGTGCGTGAAGTGCACAGATCTGAAAAATAATTTCTTTTAAGCTTTTAATCTAATACCTTTATCTAACAAATACCAACAAGCATAATACAAAATAAATGTAAAAATCACTATTGCTCCAAATGCATAATATGGA
The genomic region above belongs to Francisella salimarina and contains:
- a CDS encoding glycosyltransferase family 2 protein, which produces MDKVNKLTSIIIPVKDESEGIDHLFNRLMPILNQLPTNYELVFINDGSNDNTLELLLEKQKSIPEIAIVDLSRNFGKEAALFAGFANCKGDAAISIDADLQDPPELILEMVEHWLNGYEVVTAVRENRDTDTSTKKHTAGLFYTVMNKISETKLTPNAGDYRLLNRAAINAFLELKEKVRFNKGLLTWIGFKEKIVYHAREERVAGQTKWNYWKLFKFSIDGITSFSRAPLEIWSYIGVFVAFMSFVYGSIIIIKSLVFGADVPGYPSLVTFILFFSGLQMIGIGMLGSYIGRIFIETKHRPLYIVREVHRSEK